The following are encoded together in the Bradyrhizobium sp. CCGUVB1N3 genome:
- a CDS encoding ArsC/Spx/MgsR family protein: MTTVLFWQKPGCGTNARQICALEAAGHHVVAKSLLTEPWTASDLCTFFGNTPVRSWFNPAAPRVTSGEVDPAAIDAASAIALMLKDPLLIRRPLIEANNARCAGFDREPVPSLLGSSPKRELQNCARTEKAPRCAEV, translated from the coding sequence ATGACTACTGTTCTGTTTTGGCAGAAGCCCGGCTGCGGAACGAACGCGCGCCAGATTTGCGCGTTGGAGGCGGCGGGTCATCATGTCGTGGCCAAGAGCTTGCTGACCGAACCCTGGACCGCGTCCGATCTATGCACATTCTTCGGTAACACGCCGGTTCGGTCCTGGTTCAACCCAGCCGCGCCGCGGGTGACATCGGGCGAGGTCGATCCGGCGGCGATCGACGCCGCCAGCGCGATCGCCTTGATGCTCAAAGATCCGCTGCTGATCAGGCGGCCGCTGATCGAAGCCAACAACGCAAGATGTGCCGGATTTGACCGCGAGCCGGTCCCGTCGCTGCTGGGCTCAAGCCCGAAGCGAGAGCTTCAGAACTGCGCGCGAACGGAGAAGGCGCCGCGGTGTGCGGAGGTGTGA
- the irrA gene encoding iron response transcriptional regulator IrrA — protein MRRLRDAGLRPTRRRVLLAQLLFARDDRHVTAEMLFSESIEANIKLSVATVYNTLNHFTQAGLLRRITPDGSRSFFDIDTSIHPHFYLVGEDILIDIPEKLQLARMPEALPDREISRLDIIVHIRRKPTDI, from the coding sequence ATGCGGCGGCTGCGCGATGCGGGCCTGCGGCCGACGCGCCGGCGCGTGCTGCTGGCTCAGCTGCTCTTTGCAAGGGATGACCGCCACGTCACTGCCGAGATGCTCTTCAGCGAGTCGATCGAAGCCAACATCAAGCTCTCGGTTGCGACCGTATACAACACGCTGAACCATTTCACGCAAGCTGGCTTGTTGCGCCGGATCACGCCCGACGGCTCAAGGTCGTTCTTTGACATCGATACCAGCATCCACCCGCATTTCTATCTCGTCGGCGAAGACATTTTGATCGACATCCCCGAAAAGCTCCAGCTCGCGCGGATGCCCGAGGCCTTACCGGACCGCGAGATCTCCCGGCTCGACATCATCGTCCACATTCGCCGTAAGCCAACCGACATCTGA
- a CDS encoding nitrogen fixation protein NifQ, with the protein MSNPPGGTPADRQLVGIELYHALIGCDPADADVRDNDKFDRHVFASVLCAAVMDGGPLPERTGLTAEELNELLAQCFPSAMRTITAMENSGSASDEEIMLRDLLLGQRSAKGEISRWLAAMVARRAMEANHLWEDLGLRERAELTRLLMRHFAPLAAQNTKNMRWKRYFYRRLCENEGLVMCTTPVCTQCCDFNHCFGEESGESRMAERRREHLREIESHAGAEGNPQV; encoded by the coding sequence ATGTCGAATCCGCCGGGTGGGACCCCCGCTGACAGGCAGCTTGTCGGAATTGAACTCTACCATGCTCTAATTGGCTGCGATCCGGCAGACGCAGACGTAAGGGATAATGACAAGTTTGACCGGCATGTGTTCGCCTCAGTTCTTTGTGCCGCTGTAATGGATGGAGGGCCGCTTCCGGAGCGCACGGGCCTGACCGCGGAGGAACTCAATGAACTCCTGGCACAATGTTTCCCATCCGCGATGCGGACCATCACCGCGATGGAAAACTCCGGTTCAGCCAGTGACGAAGAGATCATGCTGCGCGACCTCCTGCTCGGGCAGCGATCGGCCAAGGGCGAGATCAGTCGCTGGCTCGCAGCCATGGTCGCAAGGCGTGCGATGGAAGCCAACCATTTGTGGGAAGATCTCGGACTACGCGAGCGGGCCGAGTTGACGCGCTTGTTGATGCGCCATTTTGCGCCGCTGGCGGCGCAAAACACCAAAAACATGCGCTGGAAGCGCTACTTCTATCGCAGATTGTGCGAGAACGAAGGTTTGGTGATGTGTACGACGCCGGTGTGTACGCAATGCTGCGACTTCAATCACTGTTTCGGTGAGGAGAGCGGCGAGAGCCGGATGGCGGAGCGTCGCCGCGAACATTTGCGGGAAATAGAAAGTCATGCCGGAGCCGAGGGAAATCCGCAGGTGTGA
- the nifW gene encoding nitrogenase stabilizing/protective protein NifW, which produces MADEILLRLNKAAAAEEFFDLLGVKYDPKIVNVARLHILQRMGQYLADEDLTGATDAAVAERCKAVLERAYTDFVGSSPIDQRVFKVLKEATAPQAKKASNLVQLETL; this is translated from the coding sequence ATGGCTGACGAAATCCTTCTGCGATTGAACAAGGCGGCCGCGGCCGAGGAGTTTTTTGACTTACTCGGCGTCAAGTACGACCCCAAAATTGTCAACGTGGCTCGGCTCCACATATTGCAGCGCATGGGGCAGTATCTCGCAGACGAAGACTTGACCGGTGCGACCGATGCAGCGGTCGCGGAACGCTGTAAGGCCGTGCTGGAGCGGGCATACACGGACTTCGTCGGCTCCTCCCCAATCGATCAACGCGTTTTCAAGGTCCTCAAAGAAGCGACCGCGCCACAAGCGAAGAAAGCGTCAAACTTGGTACAACTGGAGACGCTTTAG
- a CDS encoding 4Fe-4S binding protein, giving the protein MPFKIIASQCTSCSACEPECPNVAIAEKGGTFMIDPKKCTECIGHFDEPQCVAVCPVDNTCVLDTSLARYQARG; this is encoded by the coding sequence ATGCCGTTCAAGATCATCGCTTCTCAATGCACGAGCTGTTCGGCGTGCGAGCCGGAATGCCCCAATGTCGCGATCGCGGAGAAGGGCGGAACATTCATGATTGATCCTAAAAAGTGCACCGAATGCATCGGCCATTTCGACGAGCCGCAATGCGTGGCGGTCTGCCCAGTCGACAATACCTGTGTCCTCGACACCTCGCTTGCACGCTACCAGGCGCGCGGTTGA
- a CDS encoding DegT/DnrJ/EryC1/StrS aminotransferase family protein, producing MPTGHKSLIPLSDPDITPAEIAAVDRVLRSPRLSNGPLTEQFEAAFATYLGRNYAVAVPSGTIGLLLSLKAFGIAAGDEVIASSYSYRETAHGISLAGARPVFADIDYWSGTLAPQSVEERITPQTRAILAANTNGHPAAWSVLRDIATRRNLLLLEDSTEAVASRYKGQLVGTFGDVAVFDFAQPSLLTCGEGGIVVTDDIDLAVALRRHRSHRTGERSSVTVGSAAPYQAEMGDLSAALGITQLRRIDEILERRRLIEQLYAAHMQSFEGIKPPYVGPDVTEVNWFLYVVHLGTRFTRSSREAIVEDLRVEQTEAAAYNHALHLQRHYLDLGYRRGDLPVTEKISDRAVALPFHTHLTDSQIEFIVETMKDASINVGAGAAIY from the coding sequence ATTCCAACGGGCCACAAATCCTTAATTCCGTTGTCGGATCCTGACATTACGCCAGCCGAAATCGCGGCAGTAGATCGCGTGTTGCGCTCGCCGCGGCTCTCTAACGGCCCGCTCACGGAACAATTCGAGGCGGCATTTGCCACCTATCTCGGGCGGAACTATGCCGTTGCGGTACCGAGCGGAACAATCGGCCTTCTGCTGTCTCTGAAAGCTTTCGGCATTGCCGCGGGCGACGAAGTAATCGCCTCGTCCTATTCATATCGTGAAACCGCGCACGGCATCAGCCTCGCCGGTGCGCGGCCGGTATTTGCGGACATCGACTATTGGTCCGGGACGCTCGCGCCGCAGAGCGTCGAGGAGCGCATCACGCCACAGACCCGCGCCATCCTCGCCGCCAACACTAATGGCCATCCCGCAGCCTGGTCGGTGCTGCGCGATATCGCGACAAGGCGTAATCTTCTACTGCTGGAAGACTCCACGGAGGCCGTCGCCTCACGTTATAAGGGCCAATTGGTTGGCACCTTCGGCGATGTCGCTGTGTTCGACTTCGCGCAGCCATCGCTTCTGACCTGCGGCGAAGGCGGCATAGTGGTTACCGATGATATCGACCTTGCTGTGGCACTTCGTCGTCACCGTTCGCATCGGACGGGCGAGCGTTCTTCCGTTACCGTCGGTTCGGCTGCGCCATATCAAGCCGAAATGGGCGATCTGTCCGCTGCACTGGGGATTACGCAGCTAAGGCGTATCGACGAGATCCTGGAGCGTCGCCGGCTGATTGAACAGCTTTATGCGGCGCATATGCAGTCGTTCGAAGGCATCAAACCGCCCTATGTCGGACCCGACGTGACCGAAGTGAACTGGTTCCTCTATGTTGTCCATCTCGGGACGCGTTTCACGCGCTCCAGCCGCGAGGCGATCGTCGAGGATCTCCGCGTTGAGCAGACCGAGGCTGCGGCCTACAACCATGCTCTGCACCTGCAGCGGCATTATCTCGATCTCGGCTATCGCCGCGGCGATCTGCCGGTGACGGAAAAGATCTCCGATCGCGCCGTCGCACTGCCATTTCATACGCATCTCACTGATAGCCAGATCGAATTCATTGTCGAGACCATGAAAGACGCCTCAATCAATGTAGGCGCGGGCGCGGCGATCTACTGA
- the nifB gene encoding nitrogenase cofactor biosynthesis protein NifB — MHRGSSSDAIEDGEITQSIAEHKGCGKSSRSGGVRCGSPAGRSDLPAETWEKVKKHPCYSEHAHHHYARMHVAVAPACNIQCNYCNRKYDCANESRPGVVSERLTPEQAARKVMAVASTIPQMTVLGIAGPGDPLANPEKTFKTFELVHKVAPDLKLCLSTNGLALPDHIDTIAKLNVEHVTITINMINPEIGAKIYPWIFYNHKRYTGVQAAKILTDRQLQGLEMLTRRGILCKINSVMIPEINDQHLVEVSKAVKSRGAFLHNIMPLISSPNYGTVFGLKGQRSPTALELKALQDSCEGELHMMRHCRQCRADAIGLLGEDRSAEFTTEKLATIDIKYDVESRNAYQAKVENDRAAKAAAKHADLVELAVSLGDTKVLVAVATKGSALINEHFGHAKEFQVYELSSGGAKFIGHRRVDLYCQGGYAEEGKLETIIRAINDCHAVFIAKIGGCPRAELIKAGVEPVDQYAYEPIDKSTIAWFKTYLDRVTNGAIKHVERGDAAIRQGALISAA; from the coding sequence ATGCATCGGGGATCATCGAGCGACGCCATTGAAGACGGCGAGATCACGCAGTCGATTGCCGAGCACAAGGGCTGTGGCAAGAGCAGCCGCAGCGGCGGAGTTAGATGCGGCTCGCCGGCAGGCCGCAGTGATCTTCCAGCCGAGACATGGGAAAAGGTGAAAAAGCACCCCTGCTACAGCGAGCACGCGCACCATCACTATGCGCGGATGCATGTCGCGGTCGCGCCAGCCTGCAACATCCAGTGCAATTACTGCAACCGCAAGTACGACTGTGCCAATGAATCGCGTCCGGGCGTGGTCAGCGAGAGGCTCACGCCTGAGCAGGCGGCCAGGAAAGTGATGGCCGTTGCCTCTACCATCCCGCAGATGACCGTGCTCGGTATCGCCGGTCCTGGCGACCCGCTCGCCAACCCCGAAAAGACTTTCAAGACCTTCGAGCTCGTGCACAAGGTTGCGCCGGATCTCAAGCTGTGCTTGTCAACCAACGGTCTCGCGCTACCCGATCACATCGACACCATTGCCAAGCTCAACGTCGAGCACGTCACGATCACGATCAATATGATCAACCCCGAGATCGGGGCAAAGATCTATCCTTGGATTTTCTACAACCACAAACGGTACACGGGCGTCCAAGCCGCAAAGATCCTCACTGATCGCCAGCTTCAGGGCCTGGAGATGCTCACTCGGCGAGGCATTCTCTGCAAGATCAACTCGGTGATGATCCCCGAAATCAACGATCAACACCTCGTCGAAGTGAGTAAGGCAGTGAAGTCGCGCGGCGCCTTCCTGCACAACATCATGCCGTTGATCTCTTCTCCCAACTACGGAACGGTTTTCGGTCTGAAGGGCCAGCGCAGCCCGACGGCACTGGAACTAAAGGCGCTGCAGGATAGCTGCGAGGGTGAGCTGCATATGATGCGCCACTGCCGGCAGTGTCGGGCCGATGCGATCGGGCTGCTAGGCGAAGACCGCAGCGCGGAGTTCACCACCGAAAAGCTCGCGACGATCGACATCAAATACGATGTCGAGAGCCGCAACGCTTATCAGGCCAAAGTCGAGAACGACCGTGCCGCCAAGGCCGCGGCCAAGCACGCTGACCTTGTGGAACTCGCAGTTAGCCTCGGCGATACGAAGGTCCTGGTGGCGGTCGCGACCAAGGGCTCGGCTCTGATAAACGAGCACTTTGGTCACGCCAAGGAGTTTCAAGTCTATGAGCTCTCCAGCGGCGGCGCCAAGTTCATTGGCCATCGTCGCGTCGATCTGTATTGCCAGGGTGGCTATGCCGAAGAGGGAAAGCTCGAGACCATCATCCGTGCCATTAACGATTGCCACGCAGTATTCATCGCCAAAATTGGCGGCTGCCCTAGGGCGGAATTGATCAAGGCCGGCGTCGAGCCCGTCGATCAATATGCTTATGAGCCTATCGATAAGTCGACGATCGCCTGGTTCAAGACCTATCTCGACAGGGTCACCAACGGTGCGATCAAACATGTCGAACGCGGCGATGCTGCGATCCGCCAAGGCGCATTGATTTCCGCGGCATGA
- a CDS encoding 4Fe4S-binding leucine-rich repeat protein codes for MSEDIDEARDWHGNQINCACCAHIALNRNGCCQLKHACVNDRYARRIDRFFERNPSLADAYLTHPHFEVRAIAARFANVFLLPRLLHDHDETVRWSAVRRLPKRFALQLRNDPHHEVRMWVATLLEGDELLPMASDEYYCVRHVVARRIAPLLLRGMIRDEDAEVRRAVARRLPEKWLLSLVDDRDALVRLEVAQRLSAELLWLLRHDPDWRIRHEVASRIVPSEFIGLVDDPYSLVREVARSRLAR; via the coding sequence ATGAGTGAGGACATTGACGAGGCCAGAGATTGGCACGGTAATCAGATCAATTGCGCCTGCTGCGCGCATATTGCTCTGAATCGCAACGGCTGCTGTCAACTCAAGCATGCTTGCGTTAACGACCGCTATGCCCGGCGTATCGACCGTTTCTTCGAGAGGAATCCGAGCCTCGCCGACGCCTACCTCACTCACCCGCATTTTGAGGTGCGCGCGATCGCGGCGAGATTCGCCAACGTCTTCCTGCTGCCGCGGTTGCTCCACGATCACGACGAAACCGTGCGTTGGAGCGCCGTCCGTCGCCTGCCCAAGCGTTTCGCCCTGCAACTTCGCAACGACCCTCATCATGAAGTTAGGATGTGGGTCGCGACACTGCTTGAAGGTGACGAACTGCTGCCGATGGCCTCGGATGAATATTACTGCGTCCGCCATGTGGTTGCGCGGCGGATTGCGCCCTTGCTGCTCCGCGGAATGATCCGCGACGAGGACGCTGAGGTCCGTCGCGCCGTGGCGCGACGCCTCCCAGAGAAATGGTTGCTCAGCCTGGTCGACGACCGTGACGCATTGGTGCGGTTGGAGGTAGCTCAACGCCTGTCGGCGGAGTTATTGTGGCTTCTGCGCCACGACCCGGATTGGCGTATCCGGCATGAGGTCGCAAGCCGGATCGTGCCCTCCGAGTTCATAGGCCTTGTCGATGACCCATATAGCCTGGTGCGCGAAGTCGCGCGCTCGCGACTTGCCCGGTAG
- the nifH gene encoding nitrogenase iron protein, translated as MASLRQIAFYGKGGIGKSTTSQNTLAALAEMGHKILIVGCDPKADSTRLILHAKAQDTILSLAASAGSVEDLELEDVLKVGYKDIRCVESGGPEPGVGCAGRGVITSINFLEENGAYEDIDYVSYDVLGDVVCGGFAMPIRENKAQEIYIVMSGEMMAMYAANNISKGILKYANSGGVRLGGLICNERQTDKELELADALAKKLGTQLIHFVPRDNVVQHAELRRMTVLEYAPDSKQADHYRNLATKIHNNGGKGIIPTPISMDELEDMLMEHGIMKPIDESQVGKTASELAALSA; from the coding sequence ATGGCTTCACTGAGACAAATCGCGTTTTATGGCAAGGGTGGTATCGGCAAATCGACGACCTCGCAGAACACGCTCGCCGCACTCGCCGAGATGGGGCACAAGATCCTGATCGTCGGCTGCGACCCGAAGGCGGACTCGACCCGCCTGATCCTGCACGCCAAGGCACAGGACACAATCTTGAGTCTCGCGGCAAGCGCCGGCAGCGTCGAGGACCTCGAGCTCGAGGACGTCTTGAAGGTCGGCTACAAGGATATTCGCTGCGTCGAATCCGGTGGTCCGGAGCCGGGCGTCGGGTGCGCCGGCCGGGGCGTCATCACCTCGATCAACTTCCTGGAAGAGAACGGGGCCTACGAGGACATCGATTACGTGTCATACGACGTGCTCGGCGATGTCGTCTGCGGCGGCTTTGCAATGCCGATACGTGAGAACAAGGCGCAAGAGATCTATATCGTCATGTCCGGCGAGATGATGGCGATGTATGCCGCCAACAACATTTCCAAGGGCATTCTGAAGTATGCCAATTCGGGCGGCGTGCGGCTGGGCGGCTTGATCTGCAACGAGCGCCAAACCGACAAGGAACTGGAACTGGCGGACGCGCTCGCCAAGAAGCTCGGCACCCAGCTGATCCACTTCGTGCCCCGTGACAACGTCGTCCAGCACGCCGAGCTGCGCCGCATGACGGTGCTGGAGTATGCGCCGGACTCCAAGCAGGCGGACCACTATCGCAATCTTGCGACCAAAATCCACAACAATGGCGGCAAGGGCATCATCCCGACCCCGATCAGCATGGACGAGCTTGAGGACATGCTGATGGAGCACGGCATCATGAAGCCGATCGATGAAAGCCAAGTCGGTAAGACTGCTTCCGAGCTCGCCGCGCTGTCAGCGTAA
- the nifV gene encoding homocitrate synthase, whose amino-acid sequence MAFGRTTLFGSSQTRQIVLNDTTLRDGEQAPGVAFSTAEKLSIARALAKAGITEIEAGTPAMGHDEVSAIRAIVEAGLAATIIGWCRMKSSDVDAAIDSGVSMVNVSIPSSDVQIAAKLGADRVAALEQVRRVVGYARDNGLDVAVGGEDSSRADVNFLIQLITAAKDAGARRFRVADTLSVLDPDAAFALVAALRAATDLEIEFHGHDDLGLATANTLAAIKAGATHASVTVIGLGERAGNAPLEEVAVALKQLYGCDTGVVLPDLDNVAAVVAAAAVRSVPLNKAIVGEHVFTHESGIHVDGLLKDQRSYQALDPRLFGRSNRFVVGKHSGLAAITALLNELQVSVSAEEGKAILARVRQHAVEHKGGVARETVMAIWREVRERSMLNGM is encoded by the coding sequence ATGGCCTTCGGTAGAACGACGCTGTTCGGCAGCTCGCAGACACGACAGATAGTCCTGAACGACACCACGTTGCGCGACGGCGAGCAGGCTCCCGGCGTGGCCTTTTCAACGGCGGAAAAGCTATCGATCGCGCGCGCGCTAGCAAAGGCCGGGATCACCGAGATCGAAGCTGGTACGCCGGCGATGGGCCATGACGAAGTCAGCGCGATCCGCGCTATTGTCGAAGCTGGCCTGGCCGCGACAATCATTGGTTGGTGCCGGATGAAATCTTCCGACGTCGATGCGGCAATCGATTCCGGCGTCTCAATGGTCAATGTCTCGATCCCATCCTCCGACGTGCAAATCGCGGCCAAGCTCGGCGCCGACCGGGTTGCCGCGCTCGAGCAGGTGAGGCGGGTCGTCGGTTACGCTCGCGACAACGGGCTCGATGTCGCAGTCGGAGGCGAAGATTCCTCGCGCGCTGACGTCAACTTCCTGATCCAGCTGATCACCGCAGCAAAAGACGCGGGCGCCCGGCGCTTTCGTGTCGCCGATACGCTCAGCGTGCTCGACCCAGACGCAGCCTTTGCGCTGGTGGCCGCGCTACGTGCCGCCACTGATCTCGAGATCGAATTCCACGGCCACGACGATCTGGGCCTCGCGACCGCTAACACGCTCGCCGCAATCAAGGCCGGCGCAACGCATGCCTCGGTGACCGTGATCGGCCTCGGCGAGCGTGCGGGCAACGCGCCTCTGGAAGAGGTCGCTGTCGCGCTCAAACAGCTCTATGGATGCGACACGGGCGTTGTGCTCCCGGACCTCGACAATGTCGCGGCAGTTGTCGCGGCCGCTGCCGTTCGCAGCGTTCCGCTCAATAAGGCGATCGTCGGTGAGCATGTCTTTACCCACGAATCCGGTATCCATGTCGATGGCCTCCTGAAGGACCAACGCAGCTATCAGGCGCTCGATCCGCGGCTGTTCGGTCGCTCTAACCGTTTTGTCGTCGGCAAACATTCAGGGCTAGCCGCGATCACGGCGCTGCTGAACGAATTGCAGGTTTCCGTGAGCGCTGAGGAAGGCAAGGCGATCCTTGCCCGCGTTCGGCAGCATGCCGTCGAGCATAAGGGCGGGGTCGCGCGCGAGACTGTGATGGCGATCTGGCGCGAAGTCCGCGAGCGCTCCATGCTCAACGGAATGTGA
- a CDS encoding ferredoxin — MNEFELPQLYRHHVFACHTQRPPDHPHGSCGTAGGGPLWERLGKAIEAGGLTDIGFTAADCLGFCSSGPLMVVYPDGVWYRPSTPEDIDEIVESHLKNGRRVDHLVIVLARS; from the coding sequence ATGAATGAGTTCGAACTCCCACAGCTCTACCGGCATCACGTTTTCGCCTGCCACACTCAGCGCCCTCCTGACCATCCGCACGGCAGCTGCGGGACGGCGGGTGGAGGACCGTTATGGGAACGGCTCGGCAAAGCAATCGAGGCGGGTGGGTTGACCGATATCGGCTTCACCGCAGCCGACTGTCTCGGCTTCTGCAGCTCCGGTCCTCTGATGGTCGTCTATCCTGACGGTGTCTGGTATCGTCCGAGCACTCCGGAAGATATTGACGAGATTGTCGAGTCTCATCTGAAGAATGGCCGTCGTGTCGACCACCTCGTCATTGTGCTCGCGCGGAGTTAG
- a CDS encoding SIR2 family protein: MNVPAPRIEFVGQPVAEAMLRKVAEGLRRGNVVPYLGPGLVGSSNTSVPMNPEDLAAFFGTKVTLPRRTRGNAWASAQYIESTRHRTTVTATMADAFSAPIAPAQLQRYLATLRLPLIVDSWYDGAMRNALVGHSNWGEIQGITRAGLREDRWFRFYDSVGHEVDCSLAESWTTILYKPHGSVAPAKNFLVSDADYVEVLTEIDIQTPIPGEVKARRTGRSFLFLGCRFNDQLLRIYARQVSKRSSDVHYAVVEPDTLSKNEFRFLVDQGLMPLAIPLARAAEILLAD; the protein is encoded by the coding sequence GTGAACGTGCCGGCTCCGCGGATCGAGTTCGTTGGTCAGCCAGTTGCCGAAGCCATGCTCCGCAAGGTCGCGGAGGGGCTTCGTCGTGGCAATGTCGTTCCCTATCTCGGGCCCGGCTTAGTGGGATCGTCGAACACGAGCGTGCCGATGAATCCGGAGGACCTGGCGGCATTCTTCGGCACCAAGGTGACGTTGCCCAGGCGCACGAGAGGGAACGCCTGGGCCTCCGCACAGTACATCGAAAGCACGAGGCATCGCACCACCGTAACAGCGACGATGGCGGACGCATTTAGCGCGCCGATCGCGCCAGCGCAACTACAGAGGTATCTTGCAACGCTGCGGCTGCCGCTGATTGTTGACAGCTGGTACGATGGCGCGATGCGAAATGCGTTGGTGGGGCACAGCAATTGGGGCGAGATCCAGGGCATCACCCGCGCCGGTCTGCGTGAGGATCGCTGGTTTCGCTTCTACGACTCCGTAGGCCATGAAGTCGATTGCTCTCTTGCAGAAAGCTGGACAACGATCCTCTACAAGCCGCACGGCAGCGTTGCCCCGGCCAAGAATTTCCTGGTCTCCGATGCCGACTATGTTGAGGTGCTCACGGAAATCGACATACAGACGCCGATTCCTGGCGAGGTGAAGGCTCGCCGCACCGGCCGCAGCTTCCTGTTTCTGGGGTGCCGCTTTAACGACCAGCTCCTGCGCATCTATGCGCGACAGGTGTCAAAGCGCTCGTCCGACGTTCACTATGCCGTGGTCGAGCCCGACACGCTCTCCAAAAATGAGTTCCGCTTTCTGGTCGACCAAGGCCTAATGCCACTCGCAATTCCGCTTGCACGTGCCGCTGAGATCCTTCTGGCAGATTAG
- a CDS encoding nitrogen fixation protein NifZ: protein MIEARLPKFQRGQRVKAMFDLTNDGSFPDAPAEGLLVSLGDIGKIVQVRRHTEANLPIYLVKFGEHLVVGCLEREIGLV from the coding sequence ATGATTGAAGCCAGGCTGCCAAAATTTCAGCGGGGCCAGCGCGTCAAGGCGATGTTTGACCTGACCAATGACGGATCCTTTCCCGATGCCCCAGCGGAAGGGCTCCTGGTCAGCCTCGGCGACATCGGCAAGATCGTCCAAGTTCGCCGGCACACGGAAGCGAACCTTCCGATCTATCTTGTCAAGTTCGGTGAGCACTTGGTCGTCGGTTGCCTCGAAAGAGAAATCGGCCTGGTCTAG
- a CDS encoding BolA/IbaG family iron-sulfur metabolism protein, translating to MVMAGPAIEALIREALPEADVIVTDLAGTGHHCGARVVSQAFAGKSRIQQHRMIYAALGSKTIDTFDALVLETLVPNRITCKET from the coding sequence ATGGTGATGGCCGGACCGGCAATTGAGGCTTTGATCCGCGAGGCGCTTCCGGAGGCGGATGTGATCGTGACCGATCTGGCGGGCACCGGACACCACTGTGGGGCACGAGTCGTCTCGCAGGCCTTTGCTGGCAAGAGCCGCATCCAACAGCATCGGATGATCTATGCTGCGTTAGGGAGCAAAACGATCGACACGTTCGACGCGCTCGTGCTCGAAACCCTCGTGCCGAACCGAATCACTTGCAAGGAAACATAA
- a CDS encoding DUF3024 domain-containing protein → MNAALDINPDLPAHPNDIDRRRIERALKSRERYRYVSANITGVAGGYLIECPCCSRNIDVKGGIIDVAMLRHDGASANWQVFRKDHKQGVWKLHSTHQRLAAVTDLLNADPERVFWQ, encoded by the coding sequence ATGAACGCGGCCTTAGACATAAATCCGGACCTACCCGCGCACCCCAACGACATCGATCGCAGGCGCATCGAGCGCGCGCTGAAGTCGAGAGAGCGCTACCGTTATGTCTCAGCCAACATCACCGGAGTTGCCGGAGGCTATTTGATCGAATGCCCATGCTGCTCGCGCAATATCGACGTTAAGGGCGGCATCATTGACGTGGCCATGCTGCGCCATGACGGGGCAAGCGCCAACTGGCAGGTGTTCCGAAAAGATCACAAGCAGGGCGTCTGGAAACTGCACTCCACGCACCAGCGTTTGGCAGCAGTTACCGATCTATTGAACGCCGATCCGGAACGCGTGTTTTGGCAATAA
- a CDS encoding nitrogen fixation protein NifZ, whose translation MNNIVADSDIVELTAPPFFDFGEKVRANRTIRNDGTYAGKEIGDILAKKGEVGYVISIGTFLQRFYIYGVEFIQSGHRVGMKREELDPVIPRAEVEDLHLPGANDD comes from the coding sequence ATGAACAATATTGTGGCTGACAGTGACATCGTCGAGCTGACGGCACCACCATTCTTCGACTTTGGCGAGAAGGTGCGGGCCAATCGCACCATCCGTAATGACGGCACCTACGCCGGCAAAGAGATCGGCGACATCCTGGCCAAGAAGGGCGAGGTCGGTTACGTCATATCGATCGGCACTTTCTTGCAGCGGTTTTACATCTACGGCGTTGAATTCATCCAAAGCGGTCACCGGGTCGGCATGAAGCGCGAGGAACTCGATCCGGTCATACCACGCGCCGAAGTCGAGGACCTGCACTTGCCGGGAGCCAACGATGATTGA